The genomic stretch TTGAGGATCGGACATCTGTAACCGTAACGCATCGGCGGGCACCGCCTGTTCGAAATGCCGCACCACATCGGCGTCCTGCTGCAATTGGCCGATTCGTTCATTCAACGCCCGCTCGGTTTCGTCGGTCTTGCGATACTGTCGGCCAGCCACCACCTGTTCCAGCGTCTGTTGCAGTTTGACCAGCGTGGCCGATTTCTGCGCACCGCTATAGCGGTCGGGATGCGCAAACACGTCATCATTCAGACGGCTGATATCGGTTCTGCCCGCCAGCCCCAGCGCGGCGGCGTCGTGAAACAGCGCCGTCGCCTGCCCATCATCCGCTGGCGCCTGATCCGCTATCCAGCTTCTGATATCGCCTGCCGACAGCTTACCGTCATGGGGCACCCGCGCCAGCTTTTCCCCTTTCACATCCGCATGCTCCAGCAGGCTAAATAACCCCGGATGCGACCAGAGCCGGGCCGCATTTTGCAATTCCGGCGACAGCAGCGGATTGCCGTTGGCCAGCGCGGCCACATCGGTCTGACGGGAGAGTGACGAGACGCTCTGCGGTGCGGCATTTGCCGCCGAGCGGCTTGGGTCGGCCGCGCGCAGCAAAGGCTCATTAGCCAGCAACAGCGCCGAAGTTTCCACCAGCCGTAACGAGCGCGCGTCCGCCTGCGGATGCGCCTGCCGATAGTCATCAAGGCTGCGCTGCGCGCTCTGGGCGCTGCGTGTCATGTTTTTTATGAACGCGCCACTATCCCGCCGGGAAATGTAGCCATCGGCTTTACCACCGTCTTTGCCCGTATCCAGCGCCGTCATCAACGCCGGATTTGCCTTCAGGTAGATCATCGCTACCTCCGCTTCCGCCCCGCCCGCTTTTAGCATATTGGCGGCGGCAATCGGTCGGTTCAGCGCTTTCGCCGCCGACGCCCGCTCCTGCTCCGGCAACGAACCCAACAACGGCATCCATTTCTCCAGCGCCTTTGCATCGCTGTAACTCGATCGATCCAGCATGGCTGTTGCCTGTTCCGCAGCCAGCGTTGTTGCCGGCGGCGCGACGCGGGTTCGGCCCGCCGCCGTAACCGGTGCGGCAGACACGGTTGCGAAAGACGGCGCCGGGCCGCCGAACTCCACCGCTTGCCCGCTGGTAGCAGGCAACAACGGCGGGCGATGGTCAGGTGTGGTCAATGGCTGTGCAGCCGGTCCGGCGCCGGGCCAAAGGCCGACGCGGTTATCAATACGACTCATGGTGTCGATCCCCCTCAGAATTTGGTCAATAACGTCCCCTCTCTGAGTGGATCACAAACCCGTCCGGTTCCCTGAACGGTCTGGAGCAATAACAGTGATGACAAAAGTTTGCAAAGCGAGACAGCGGCGAATCACTTCAGTAACCTGACTCCCCTTTTTTGACACAATCCGACACATAAATATGAAAAAGAGAAAACGCCTGCGCACCGTTCTGATCATTCTGCTTCTGCTGCTGATCTACGCTAATCGCGAGTCGCTCAATCCGTTTAAACCGGACTGCTCCGCTCAGGTAGCCAAATCTGAATTACCGGAAGCCTGCCGAAAACCGGTGAAAGAAGTGGCGCCCGGCTTTGAACTCTAAACGCCCTGCCGGACGCGTCTTCTTTTCGGTGCTGCTCGGTACCGCGCCCCGCCGTCTGGCGTCCCCATGCTAAAACCAATGAAGATGTGCGCCAGCGCTGGCCTGCGGTACGGGCCTTTCCTCCCCGCACATCATTTCATGCGTATTTGCCGCAGGTTCTGTGATTCATTTTTTCATTTATTATGATTGGCTGATAATAAATTTACGCTTTCCTTACTCTTCGCGTTATTTATTTCAATCTATGAACAGCCCGCTATTTTTCTTTCTTGTTCCTTACGCAAATTACGTTCAATTTTTGTTTATCCTCCTAAATGACAAATAATTCATCGTCTTTTCATTCGATTGATTTTTTGGGTTTTATTGGCTAACTCCAGCGCAAAATCACCCCTGATAGAAAAACAATTTCAATTATTCTATACACAGATAATTCGAGTTGCAGGAAGGCGGCAACCGAGTGAATCCCCAGGAGCTTACATAAGTAAGTGACTGGGGTGAGCGAGGGCAGCCAACGCATCTGCAACTTGAAGTATGACGGGTATATATACCTATGCAGCGTCGTGTTTTTTATATCTTCGACGTTAACACGTAAGACAGCAGTTAATTTTCTGGCGAATATTACAAGGAGAAATACCATGGTGATGTCCATTTCCTCCAACTATTCGGGATTATACAATTCCGTCTGGCAGGTGTCTGGCGTCGGTTCCGCGTCATCCTCCACATCCTCTGCCGTTACGGCGATCCCTTACCGTAAATCGGACGATGACCAGGAGGGGGGATTATTTGCAGCGCTGACCAGCGCCTTGTCCTCCATCGGTATCACGCTGGGCACCAGCAGCACCTCAGAAACCAGCGCGACCAGTTCCACAACATCCTCGACGGACAGCACGTCGGACACCTCGTCTTCCAGCGCGAAAGAAGCCGTGGCGACCTTCCTGCATACGCTGATGGATACGCTGCACAGCATCGGCGCGTCGTCCAACTCGTCGTCCTTGTCCGACAACCCGATGAAGAACGACCTGTCTTCGCTGATCAGCGCGCTCTCTTCCGACTCGTCCTCCAGCAGCAGTTCGGTTTCCAGCAGCCAATTGAGCGAATTGCAGAGCGCCTTCAGTTCAATGGTCAGCGCACTGGGCGGCGACAGCAGCAACGCTTCGCTGTCGTCTTTCCTGCAAAGCTTCTCGTCTTCGCTGGCCTCGTTCTCGTCACAGGGCAATCTGGTTAATACCGCCGCCTGATAGCGCTACTCCGCCCTGCCTGGCAGGGCGTTTTCATATCACAGCCGGTTGTCTGTGATCCGCCTCTGCTTTTGCCATAATCAGACCATTACATTACCCAACAGCAAATTATTAGAAAAAATAAACCATTCTATTATTCCAGCCCCGCCGATACGTCATTTAACACCAGTAAATCCGCCTTACTCAGAACAAGCTATCCTTATTAATCATTCAAGGTTTTTAACTATATTATTCACTTTTTCTTCCTGTTCGTTTTTATGCAATCCGATACACTCGATTTCAATTCCCTGACGGAAAAAGGGGAAATTAGCCTCAGACGGGAGAGTTCACCATGAAGGTCCATGCGCGTTCTATATCAGTAACCGGCAAGTCGGCGCGGCTTGCTTTATGGCACCGCCATGCGCCAGCCCATGCTGTTGCTTTCCCCGTAATCTCCCGCTTCGCCAGACAGATCTTTTCATTCGTTATCAGCTCTCCGCCGTAATTTTCCCCTGATTCTGGCTCTGGCGATCCCGCATCGCCGGACCAGCCCGGCGCGTCATTCGTTGGTGATTCGCCGGTCGCGCCGTGTCCGTCGTTTAGCACCGGTTTACACCGCGTACGTCGGCCCGGATTTTTATCCTAAGTAAAGGAAACCACTATGCAATACACTGGGAAGTACCTGAAGAAAACCGCATTGATGCTGACCATGATGGCCGGTCTCAGCGCCTGGCAAAGTCAGGCCGCGGTCGCGCCGGACACCCGTTCGCTGGATGAAATCTATCAGAGCGCATTGAAGGAAGGCGGCACGGTCACCGTTTATGCCGGCGGCGATGTACAGTCACAGCAAACAGGCTTCAAGCAGGCTTTTGAGAACCGGTTTCCCGGCATCAAACTGAACGTGATCGTCGATTACAGCAAATACCATGACGCGCGTATCGATAACCAGCTGGCGACCGACACCCTGATTCCGGATGTGGTGCAGTTGCAAACGGTGCAGGATTTCCCGCGCTGGAAAAAACAGGGGGTACTGCTGAACTACAAACCGGTGGGTTGGGACAAAATCTACCCGGAGTTTCGTGATGCGGACGGCGCCTGGATCGGTGCGTATGTCATCGCTTTCAGCAACCTGGTCAACACCCAACTGCTGGATGAAAAATCCTGGCCGCGGGAAGCCAATGACTATCTGCGCCCCGATCTGAAAGGCAACCTGATTCTGGCCTACCCTAACGACGACGACGCGGTATTGTTCTGGTACAAGCAGGTAGTGGATAAATACGGCTGGGAGTTTGTCGAAAAACTGCAGGAACAGGATCCGGTCTACGTGCGCGGCACCAACGTACCGGGCGCTCAGATTACCACCGGCAAATACAGCGCCACCTTCACCAGCTCCGGCGCGCTGGTCCCGGCGGCAGGTTCAGTAACCCGCTTTGTGTTGCCGAAGACCGACCCGTTTGTTTCCTGGGCGCAACGCGCCGCCATCTTCAAACAGGCCAAGCATCCGGAAAGCGCCAAACTGTACCTGAGCTGGCTGCTGGACCCGCAAACGCAAACCCAGGTCGCGCGCATGTGGTCGGTACGCACCGATGTCGCCCCGCCGGCCGGTTACAAGCACATCTGGGAATACCGCAACACTCGCCCGCAGGCTTTCGCCGATTTCATGTCTGACCGCGGCGCGGTCGAGCGTTTCCGCGCGCAGCTGAGTCTGTACGTGGGCGAAGCCAAAGGCGACCCGACCCCAGGCTGGCTCGGCCTGCATCCGGAAGTGCCGCTGGCAAACTAAGATTTACTGTATTGTGGGGATCCGGTGGGGTCCCTTTTTTGTGCCGGAAGGCGAACAAAATATAGTCACCTATCGCCTCGATATCCTGCTCGGCCGGCGGCGATATGCTCACTTTCATTCCGCCTGCTCACCTTCCGCCATTCGACGGTATTTCTCCGACAGCCGACTGAACACCGCCTGCGCCTCCTTTCCCGGGCCGCTGTTCACGCCCAGCTCTACCGCCGCCCGCAGCGCATCCAATTACGGTCTTATATCAGTGCTGCTGGCAATACAACGTATTTCCCAAGCCGACGCTATGAACGCGCCCGCTTTCAGGCGGTTTCCCTGCAAGGAGCATGGCTCACCGAGGCCGGACTTACCGACGGGATGCCGTTAAAAATACGCATCATGCCCGGCTGCATGGTGATCACCGCCCAGAACACCCGCAAACTGTGGCACTGTCTGGAAGGACTCAGCATCGAACCCTTTGACCCGGACGCCGCCGCCAACTGGATCAGGCATTACCCCGGTGGGCTGACATTTGCCGGGTAATAACACCCTAACCCCCGGCCCGCGCCGGGGGTTTTTGTTTTATGGCTGGGGTGTCGGGGCATGGCCCTGACCGGGTGGTTTTGGGGACACGGCCAACTGGCGGTGGCCACAAAACATTTCCTGTCCGGGGGCTTACGCATTTTCAGGCCACCCTGCCAATCAGACTCAAGGGCGGCAGGATGAAGCTGGAACTCAAGGTCTGACCGGTAAAGGTAAAAATCCCGGCCTTTTTAGGGCCGGGATTAATTTCATGTCACGACAACCATTTTTTAAATTGTTCAAAAACAAGCTGATAGGCCTCTTCTTTAGAAGATAATGTAGCAATCGTATAGGGAGAGTCTCTTTCTACATAGCACACATCCCATTGTTCGCCCCTTTGCACGATACAAGTACAATCACTATTCCGTAACCCATCTAATGAGTAGCTATTATCATTAACCCCTAATAGAGATAATTGAGTAATCAGTTCATCACGAGTCATTTATCTACCTTTTTCATATAGTCATTGTCTAAGTACCATTGAACTGGTTTCGGTAATTCATACTGAGTTCCCGTCCCTTTTTGCCCGAACCACGGCAAAATCTTAGATTTAGGAACATCAGGAATAGGCTTAATAATCTCATATTGAAAATAAAGCCTTGTAGTTTCATAGGATGAAGGCAAAGCTCTCTCAGTAAAAGGCACACCAACAGGCGATACAAAACTTCCACCGGGATAGCCGTATCTATCAACGGTTTCGCCAATAGGCAAAGTAACTTTCTCAACCGGTCCATACGCCCCACGGTTCGGCGGCCAGATTTTCTCCGTTTCCTGAACTCCGCCTTCGGCTTTACTATACTGCCCAAAATTAGATGACTCGCGAGCCTGCTGACTTTCCGCGATATTGGCCTTGATACGATCAGCCATCGACACCGCCGTGTTAGTCGCTTCGGCACCTACTGCTTTACCCGCGACTTTGGCAACGATCTTCTCCGTTACACCTGCGGTCACTTTTACTACACCCGTACCACCGGCAAGCAGACCCGCTATATCCGTGACCAGTTTTCCGCCTTCAACACCGGCATTGAACGAGCCACTGGCTCCGGCCTTCTGATATTCCG from Dickeya fangzhongdai encodes the following:
- a CDS encoding type III effector HrpK domain-containing protein gives rise to the protein MSRIDNRVGLWPGAGPAAQPLTTPDHRPPLLPATSGQAVEFGGPAPSFATVSAAPVTAAGRTRVAPPATTLAAEQATAMLDRSSYSDAKALEKWMPLLGSLPEQERASAAKALNRPIAAANMLKAGGAEAEVAMIYLKANPALMTALDTGKDGGKADGYISRRDSGAFIKNMTRSAQSAQRSLDDYRQAHPQADARSLRLVETSALLLANEPLLRAADPSRSAANAAPQSVSSLSRQTDVAALANGNPLLSPELQNAARLWSHPGLFSLLEHADVKGEKLARVPHDGKLSAGDIRSWIADQAPADDGQATALFHDAAALGLAGRTDISRLNDDVFAHPDRYSGAQKSATLVKLQQTLEQVVAGRQYRKTDETERALNERIGQLQQDADVVRHFEQAVPADALRLQMSDPQLARLARPGDSGLLTPTTTGLGANSVAQNAADRRAPGDAQLTGQMGRHLMDVAKSSLHITDLSKTAGSKTAIGLAGRVGAAVAGKVVGAVAGEAAGAAAASAVGAAAGPVGWAVSGALSIGMGIAELVNFFKAKSKLKHRRADFANTVNPTLTQFNIPKPR
- a CDS encoding ABC transporter substrate-binding protein, which encodes MQYTGKYLKKTALMLTMMAGLSAWQSQAAVAPDTRSLDEIYQSALKEGGTVTVYAGGDVQSQQTGFKQAFENRFPGIKLNVIVDYSKYHDARIDNQLATDTLIPDVVQLQTVQDFPRWKKQGVLLNYKPVGWDKIYPEFRDADGAWIGAYVIAFSNLVNTQLLDEKSWPREANDYLRPDLKGNLILAYPNDDDAVLFWYKQVVDKYGWEFVEKLQEQDPVYVRGTNVPGAQITTGKYSATFTSSGALVPAAGSVTRFVLPKTDPFVSWAQRAAIFKQAKHPESAKLYLSWLLDPQTQTQVARMWSVRTDVAPPAGYKHIWEYRNTRPQAFADFMSDRGAVERFRAQLSLYVGEAKGDPTPGWLGLHPEVPLAN
- a CDS encoding type I toxin-antitoxin system SymE family toxin, translating into MPLKIRIMPGCMVITAQNTRKLWHCLEGLSIEPFDPDAAANWIRHYPGGLTFAG